Genomic segment of Labilithrix sp.:
ATCCTCGCCGCGACCGCCTACCTCACGCTGCGGAACACATAGCGCCTCAGCGGACGAAGAGCATGCCTTGCTGGTTGTTGAAGTCGACTGCGAAGCCGAACACGTTGGGCTCGAAGCCGGAGATGTCGACCTCAGCGGCGCGATCCGCCGCCGAACGAAGCGCTAACGCCGGAACACGAGCGCGTCGGCGAGCGTCGCGGCGAAGAAGCCCATGCTGACGTACGCGTTGCAGTCGAAGAACGCCTTCGGGATCTTCGTGAGGTCCGCGTTGCCGTCCTTGCCGCGCACGAGGCGATGCTCCACCACCAGGATCGCCGCGACGAGCGCGACCCCGCCGAGGAAGATGGGCCCGCGCTCGAGGCGGTACGCGACCCCCGCGAGGCACGCCACCGTGACCACGTGCGCGACCGCGGCCATGCGCATCGCGTTCTTCGCGCCGAAGCGCGCGGGCACGGAGCGGAGCCCCTCCGCGCGGTCGAAGGCCTCGTCCTGCAGCGCGTACAGCACGTCGAACCCGAAGAGCCACGTGATGACCGCGACCATGAGCAGGACGATGCCGAGGTTCGGCGCGGCGCCGGTGGCGAGCCACGCGCCGCCGGGCGCGAGCGCGAGCGCGAGGCCGAGCCACGCGTGCGCGGCCCACGTGAACCGCTTCGCGAGCGAGTACCCGAGCAGCACGAGGAGCACCGGCGGCGCGAGGACCATCGGCCAGAAGCCGAGCGTCGCGGCGAGGAGGCAGAACAGGGCCCCGCTCACCACCGTGAGCAGCAGCGCCTCGCGCGGCGACACCTTGCCCGACGGCACCGGCCGCGTCTTGGTGCGCGGGTTCTTCGCGTCGACGTCACGATCGGCGAACCGATTGAACGCCATCGCGCTCGTGCGCGCGGTGACCATGCACCCGAGCATCGCGAGCACGCGCGCCGCGGTCAGCGCCTCGTGCGGCTGCGCCAGCGCGAGCACCACCGCCGACGCCGCGAACGGCAGCGCGAAGATCGTATGCGAAAACGCGACGAGCTCACTCCAACGACGAAGACGCGCGAGCATCACTCCTCCCATGCGAGACCGCCACCAACGAGCGAAGGTTCATTGATCAGGTGCCCATCCCCCGTCCGTCCTCGGCGCTTCGCGCCTGCGGGCGGGCGGCCCTTCCCAAAGCCTCGCTCCGCTCGGCAGGGAAGGGAGTAACCAGCCACCCGCTCCCCCACGCTCCGCCCCTTCATGTGCTCGCCTCCGCGGCGAGCGGTGTGACGGGATGCGTTGCGCGGGCGCCGGTGCGGGGGGCGAGGCAGCGGCGTGGCTTTGTGAGGTTCGAGAGGAGCCACGTTGCGGGGTCGGACGGGACGTCGCCGTCGACGGCGTAGAGGCCTGGGTTCGCGTGGCGCGCGATGCGGCCGAGGTCGGGGCGGCCGAGGGCGCGGGCGCCGTTCCAGGTCGCCATCGCGACGAGGTCGGTCGCGGGGACGCTCGGGAAGCGGTCGGCGAGGGCCTTCGCCTCGGCGAGGACGTCGAGGGATGCGTTCGACGCGAGCGAGTCCGTGCCGAGCGCGACCTCGAGGCCGGCGGCGCGCGCGGCGAGGAGGGGCGGGAGCTTGCCCTCGATGTAGAGGTTCGAGCGCGGACAGAAGACGACCGACGCGCCCGAGGCCGCGACGCGCGCGAGCTCCTCCGGGCGCGCCTCCGTGAGGTGCACGAGGACGACGCCCTCGCGCAGCGCGCCGACCCGCGCCGCGAGATCGAAGAGCGGGACCCGCGCGAAGGCCGGCGACGCCTTGAACCGCGCGACGAACCAGTCGGGGATCGGGCCGTCGCCCTGCTCCACCGCGCGGCGCTCGCTCGGGTGCTCCGCGAGGTGCACGCTGACGCGGAGGCCACGCGCGCGCGCGGCGTCGAGGAGCGTCTTCGCCGCGTCCTCGTGCAACGTGTAGAGCGTGTGCGGCGACGGCGCGTAGGTGAGATCGCTCGTCGGCCACGACGGCAGGCGCTCCTCGAGCTCCGCGCGGAGACCCTCGATCCGGCGCATCACGACCGCGCGATCGAGGCCGAGCACCTCGTGGAACACGCAGCCCGCGAGCCCCGTGCGCGCGAGCGCGGCGACGGCGGCGAGCGAGTTCGTCACCTCGCCGACGGCCACCGTCGCGAAGCGCGCGAGGTCCGCCGCCGCGAGCTCGACCGCCTCCGCCTCGTCCTCCGGCGTCGACTCCGTGCGCGTCGCGACGAGGGTGTCGACCCACTGCACGAAGCCGCGTCCCCCCGCGATCTTGCCGCGCAGGTTCGAGAGCTCGACGTGCGTGTGCGCGTTCACGAGGCCCGGAAACACGACGCCGCGGATGCGCGTCGTCGCGAGGCCGCGATGGCGCGGGAGGAGCTCCGCGGCCGGGCCGACGTCGACCACGACGCCGCGCGCGTCGACCACGACGGCCCCGTCCGCGAGCGGAGGAGCGTCCCCACGCAGCACGTGGTCCGCGTGGACGACGAAGCTCACGCCGGCTCCGTCAGCCAGTCGTAGCGGACGTTCCGCCGCGTCGCCTTGAAGCCGGCCTCGTGGATCCGCCCCTCGATCGCCTCCGCGCCGATGCGGAACGTCGTCCCCGCGCTGGAGACCACGTTTTCCTCGAACATCACGCTTCCGAAATCGTCCGCGCCGAAGCGGAGCGCGACCTGGCCCACCGCGGGGCCCTGCGTGACCCACGACGCGCCGACGTGCGCGACGTTGTCGAGCATCAATCGCGCGACGGCCTGCGTGCGGAGATAAAGGTGCGTGCCGTTGTCGCCCGGGGCGATGTGCGTGCCGCTCTCGTGCTGGAAGTCCCAGCAGAAGAACGCGGTGAAGCCGCCGGTCTCGTCTTGCAGGTCGCGGATCTTGACGAGGTGCTGGACGCGGTCCTCGGTCGTGTCGACCGTGCCGTACATCATCGTCGCGCTCGAGCGGAGGCCCATGTGGTGCGCGACGCGCATGACGCCGAGCCACTCCGAGCTCGTGCACTTCGCCTTCGCGATCTTGCGGCGCACGCGATCGACCAGGATCTCCGCGCCGCCGCCGGGGACGGAGTCGAGGCCCGCCGCATGAAGCCGCTCCAGCACCGTGCGGGTGGAGATCCCCTCGAGCTGCGAGAGGTGGATGATCTCCTCCGG
This window contains:
- a CDS encoding amidohydrolase family protein → MSFVVHADHVLRGDAPPLADGAVVVDARGVVVDVGPAAELLPRHRGLATTRIRGVVFPGLVNAHTHVELSNLRGKIAGGRGFVQWVDTLVATRTESTPEDEAEAVELAAADLARFATVAVGEVTNSLAAVAALARTGLAGCVFHEVLGLDRAVVMRRIEGLRAELEERLPSWPTSDLTYAPSPHTLYTLHEDAAKTLLDAARARGLRVSVHLAEHPSERRAVEQGDGPIPDWFVARFKASPAFARVPLFDLAARVGALREGVVLVHLTEARPEELARVAASGASVVFCPRSNLYIEGKLPPLLAARAAGLEVALGTDSLASNASLDVLAEAKALADRFPSVPATDLVAMATWNGARALGRPDLGRIARHANPGLYAVDGDVPSDPATWLLSNLTKPRRCLAPRTGARATHPVTPLAAEAST
- the ubiA gene encoding putative 4-hydroxybenzoate polyprenyltransferase is translated as MLARLRRWSELVAFSHTIFALPFAASAVVLALAQPHEALTAARVLAMLGCMVTARTSAMAFNRFADRDVDAKNPRTKTRPVPSGKVSPREALLLTVVSGALFCLLAATLGFWPMVLAPPVLLVLLGYSLAKRFTWAAHAWLGLALALAPGGAWLATGAAPNLGIVLLMVAVITWLFGFDVLYALQDEAFDRAEGLRSVPARFGAKNAMRMAAVAHVVTVACLAGVAYRLERGPIFLGGVALVAAILVVEHRLVRGKDGNADLTKIPKAFFDCNAYVSMGFFAATLADALVFRR